In Sorangium aterium, the genomic stretch CACTCGAACAGCCAGGCGGCGTCGAGCGGAGAGAGGTTCACGCAACCGTGGCTGCGCGGGGTGCCGAAATCGTCGTGCCAGTAGGCGGCGTGGAACGCGAAGCCCTCCGTGAAGTACTGGACGAAAGGCACGTCGCGGAAGTCGAACGGATCCTCTTCCTCCTCGTCGCCGTCCATCGTGACCGTGACGTGCTTCGTGTGGATGCGGAACAGCCCCTGGATGGTCGAGCGCGTCGTCTTGGGGTCGCCGAGGCCGTCCGCCCCCGTCGAGACAAGGGTCACGTAGACCGGGCGAGCGCCCTCGTAGGCGACGAGGCTCTGCTTCTCGATCGAGACGTCGATCCACTTCCGCCCGCGCACCGCCCACGCGGGGGTCCTGGGAAGCGGGTCGACGCGCACGACCTCGTCGGCGCGGACGAGCGAGCCGTCCCGCGCCTCGAGGTAGTCGATGCCGCCGACACGCCGCGATGCGCCGGACAGCGGGATCGCCTCGCGAAAGCGGAGCGGGGCGCGGGTGACGCCGCGCTCGCCTGGGACGAGGCGCGCGGCGTGGCGGCGCCTGGCGAAGGCCACGGGCAAGGTGACGCCCTCCGGGAGCGCCAGCCCGGCGAAGGCGCTCGGCCGGATGACGCGGGTGCGGTCGAGCGGCAGGACGGCGAGGTCGGTCGTCAGGCCGAAGCGGCGCCCGTCGTGGTCGAAGGTCGAGAGCAGGGCGAAGCCGGAGCGCGTGCGGGCGCGGCCCAGGACGAGCGCGCCGGGCGAGCGGCGATCGCCGGCGAGCCCGGGCGCCGGCCGCCCATAGAGCAGGACCGAGGGGGTGACGTCCGGAGGCGGAGGCGCGACGAAGTCCGGCGCGCGCGCGGCGGTCGCGGCGCGGAGCAGGTGCGCGGCGAGGTCGGGCTCGGCGCCGCGCTGCTCGTCCTCGTCGGGCAGGCGCGCATAGAGCAGCGGGGTGGGGGAGCGAGACATCACGTACGTGTAGGGCAGGCCGCCGAGCAGGGTTGTCGCGTCGCCTGCCCGCATTGCGGCAAGTGCGCTTGCGCCGGCCTGCGTTGCGGCAAGTGCACTTGCGCCGGCCTGCGTTATGGCAAGCGCGGTCTCGCCCGGCTGTGTTGCGGCAAGTGCGGTCTCGCCCGGCTGCGTTGCAGCGAGTGTGGCCTCGCCCGGCTGCGCAGCGGCAATTGTGGTCTCGCCCGTCTGCGCCGCGGCAACTGGGGTCTCGCCCGTCTGCGCCGCGGCAACTGGGGTCTCGCCCGGCTGTGTTGTGGCAGGCGCGGCCTCGCCACGAACGACCGGCAAGGCGGGCGAAGCGAACCGGCGAACCGGGCGACGAGACGATGCCTCGACCGCGAGGTCGTGAATGTTGAGCGTCGCGCTGGCGCCGATGCAGACGTAGCCGTTCGGCTCGATGCGGTACCAGCCCTCGGCGCACGACGTCCTGCCGGACGGCTGCGGCCTGCGCGCGACCACGGCGCCGGCGCGCAGGTACCCGATCCGCCGGCTGGTCCAGCGCGGCTCGGCGAAGACCCAGGTCTCCCTGGCGATGCTCGCGAGCTCGTGGACCTCCTCCTCGGCCGCCGTCGGCGAGGTGGCCGGGGGAGGATCGAGCTCGGGCAGCTTGTCGGATCCGTCATCGACGAGCTCCGGCGGCAGCGCCGGCAACGCGAGCGGGTCGCCGCCAGGCGCCGCCGCGAGAGCGCCCGGCGCCATCGCGAGAGCGCCCGGCGCCATGGCGGCCTCCGCGCTGGGCGGCGCGGCGTCCTCGACGCTGGCAGTGGAGGGCACCGGGGCAGCGACGGCGGGCGCGGTCGCGGCGAGCGGCGCGGTGACGGCGGCGGCGGGCGCAGGGGCCGGGGACGTCGCGGCTGGCTCGGAGGCAGGGCGCGGGCAGCTCACGCTCAGCGTCGCGAGCGCTATGGCCGGCAGGAGGAGGACGCCTCTCACGCGCATGGAGCGCGCGTATCAGGAGGCGCCGACGAGGGCCAAGTTCAAGGGGGTTCAGCAGCGTGGGAGAGCACGGGAGCGAGCGGCTCGCCGGCAGGAGGCGCCGGGAGGCCCGGCAGGGCCGGCGGGCGCCTCGGCGCGAGGTGCGCGGCCGGACCCGCGCCCGCCGGCTTCACCAGCGCGGCGCGCGGCCGCCTCGCCGCGCCGCCGGCTGGAGCGGCGTCACGGCGTGGGGAGATCGCGCGCGCACGTCGCTGTGACGTAGTAGCGCCGCGAGGTGCCCGCGTAGGAGACCTGATAGTCCGTCGTCTGCTTGAAGCCCGCGGCCAGGAAGCTGCCGCCGTGCATGAAGCGCGTGCTCGAGCTGTTGTCGAGCCGCGAGCAGTCGTTGCAGGGCGTCAGCAGCGAATAGTTGTCCGAGCCGTCGCGGGTGGCCTTGTACGCGTTGCCGGCCAGGTCGAGGTGACCCCACCGCCCGGCGCCATGGGGGAACTTGCCGACGTCCGTGAGGTCCGTCTGCGAGCAGGGATAGAGCGACGGATACCCCGTGACGCAGTCGCCCGCCACCGAGCCGTCGCCCTGGCAGCACCAGGACGCGTCCTGAAGCGTGATATCGTAGACGCTCGAGCCGCCCCACGGATAGAGGCGCTGTTCGTTGCCGCCCGCAGAGGCGTAGTTGACCTCCGCCTGGGTCGGCAGCCGGCCGCCGTCCCACGCGCAGAACGCGAACAGCTCGTACCACGTCGCGCAGACGATCGGCTTCTTCTCCTTGCCTGCCGGCGTGTCGCTCCAGGACGGCCATCCATAGGGATCGCAGATGAGCGCCGTCTTGAGCGCGCTCGTGTTGGCCGTGAGGTAAGTGTTCCACGCCGGGTCCCAGCCGCTGTTCGCGATCTTCGGGTGTGCGCCCGCGCCGGCGGCCGGCGGGTTGGCCTGGGTCGGGCCGCCGGTCTGCTCGAGGTACTGGCGGAACCGCCCCACCGTGACCGAGTACTTGTCGAGGTAGAAGCTGCTGACCGTCGCCGGCAGGCCCGCATTGTTGAGCCGGTTGAACGTGCCGCCCGGGACCGGGAGGGTAGAGCAGCAGTTATCGCCCCCCTCGACGCCGCAATTGGCACCTGCGCCCGGGGTGCTGCTGTTGCAGCTGATCGGCAGGCCAGGCACGCCGCCCCCGCCGCCACCCCCCGCGCCTCCGGCGCCGCCCGCACCGCCCGCGCCCCCGGCGCCGCCCGCGCTGCTGGAGCTCGCCGTCGTGGAGGAGGTCGTCGAGGAGGTGGAGCTCGCTGTCGTGGAGGAGGTCGTGGAGGAGCTGGAGCTCGCTGTCGTGGAGGAGCTGGAGCTCGCGGTCGTGGAGGAGGTCGTCGAGGAGCTGGAGCTGCTCGACGTCGCCGTCGTGCCCCCCGTCGCGCTGTCGTAGCAGACGCGGAGAGACGGCCGCCTATCCAGCGATGCCTCGCTCGTTCTGATGTGGGTGCGACTCGTGGTTTGCTCGAAGAGCACGCCGTGGTTCTGGACGGCGCCGCTCACCCAGCTCTGCACAAGCTCGGTGAGGCTGAGCGTGTGGTAAGAGTAGTTGTATCCGGCGTCCGCCGTGAGGTACCCCAGGACCGTCGGATCCCAGGCGGCCGAGTGCGAGTTCCACGTCACCGTGTTCTCGTCCCAAGCCGTCGTGATCCGGTGCGCCCGCATCACACCCGGGGGGGGCGCGGCGCCTATGTTGAGGGAGAGATCCGCTGAGACGATGGTGGCGTTGGCAGGGATCGACGAGAGATCGAACGCGATCAGCGCGCGCATCTGGGAACCGGAGCTCTCGCCGGCGTACATGTCGGCCCCGGTGGGCGTGTAGTTGGGATAGGTCGAATTGAGGAGGGCATCCTTGACCACGCCCGTCGTCCCGGTGCGCTGGAGAGTCACACAGACCGTCACGGCCTGCTGCGCCTCACCGAGCAGCTCGCCACCTTCGTCTTGTACGCCAACGCACCCGGCGAGCGCCGCGCCGGAGGCGGCGGCAAGAGAGGCCAGGAGCAGATGCCGAGACCCTCGCACGATCGTTCGATTCCTCATGATGCTCTCCGATCCGCATCGCCGGGCCAGCTCCGCCCGCGAGGCTGCATGTGATGCCATCGCGCAGGAACGCCAGAGAGCGCCCCCGCCAAAACCACCATCTGGATGCGCGCCGTAAAGCATCACCTTCATCAGGTCAGCCGTCGGATCGTTCTGGCGTCAAACAGCGCGCGAGGAAAACGATACCGTTTTACGGCTTCTCTTTGAATACGTCAATTGGGAAGCGAGGCTTGTTGTCGAAAATCTGATAATGTTGCTTGTGATGTCAGGACAAAAATAATCATTATTGCTCAAGTCGATGGTGATTGTCGAGCGCCGTGAAGCACATTTGTGATGTCGCTCACGTTCTACGTTCTGCGCGCTTCTATGCGGCACGCGGCGCGGGCGGCCTGAGTGACCTGTTCAGCTTGCCGAGGCGCGTGAGTCGATGGCGGATTCTGCCGTTCAGGCGAGCGTGAGGCAGTGGCGATGGGGCAGAAGCGCCTACTTTTGTCTACCTGGCCACCTTTTGGCTTACCCGCTGCCTTTTCCTGGGATGGGCTCGTGACCGGCAGCCCTGGAGAGCCCCTCCTCGACCTCGGTCACGACCATCGTCGCGAGCAGATCGAGCAACGCACGGCCTTCGTCCTCGGATGCCTCGCGCGGAGAGCCGGTATAGGCGGCGTCCATGCCCAGGGCGCGGAAGCTCTTCACCCCTGCTTGAATTCCCTCCGACAGGCTCAGCGCGAGATCGGGCAGCGCATGGGCGATGTCTCTCCGGACGAGCGCGGAGGCCGCGGCGAGGACGAGCGAGGTCTCGTAACGGCCCGCGTGGCAGGCGCCGCTCCGGAACTCCGCGGAGAGCGTCCGTGCCCAGCGGCGCGCGAGCGGACACGCGACGGAGGCGCGGCCCAGGGGCAGGTCGCTGGCGGCGGCGCGCACGGCGCGGTCGTGCTCCGGCTCGAGGTGGTTGTTGATGAAGCAGACATGGGCCAGGCCGGCCGACAGGTAGGCCTCGGCGACGGCGCGCAGAAAGGCGGTGAGCGCGGGCGCCGGGATCGAGATCGCGCCCGCGAAGCCTGCCGCGAAGTCGGTCACGCCATAACCGACGGGCGGGGCGACGAGCGCGGCGACGCCTCGCTCCCACAGCCGGCGGCCGGCCTGCTCGGCCGCGGCCTCGCCGATGAGCGTGTCCGTACCGAGCGGGAGGTGCGGGCCGTGCGGCTCGACCGAGCCGACCGGCACGAGCGCGACGCACGGCGCGCCGGCCGAGAGGAGCGCGGCGAGCTCCTCGGTCGTGAGCTCCGCGAGGCGCGGCGCGGCCTGCATGGGTTTACAGGCCCGCCGGGTTCTCGCCGGCGACCTCGCGCTGCCGGAGCGCCTTGCGATCGGCCTTGCCGCGATCGTTCCTCGGGATGTCATCGACGAAGGCGACCCAGCGCGGGTACTTGTGCTTGCTCAGCCGGTCCTTCACGAAGGCCTTGAGCTCCTGGGCGAGCTGGGCCCTCCCCTCGTCGGTGGCGACGCGGCCGCGCGCGTCGTCGCGGACCACGATGAACGCCTTCGGCTTGACGAGGCCCGCCTCCTCGGCGCCGATCACGGCGGCGAGGCTGACGGCCGGGTGCTCGGTCAGGCACTCCTCCACCTCGACCGGCGCGACCCAGACGCCGCCCACCTTGAGCAGCTCGTCGGCGCGCCCGCTGAACCAAAGGTAACCCTCGGCATCCATGCGGAAGAGATCCCCGGTGCGGCACCAGTGGCCGTGGAAGGTGCCCCAGCTCTTCTCGCGATCCTGGAAGTAGCCGAGCGCGACCGAGTCGCCCTTCACCCACATGACGCCGGTCTCGCCGGGCGGGAGCTCGGGCGCGCCCGGCCCGGCCGCGTCCGAGGAGAGGATCTTGATCGTGTACCCCTCCACGACGCGGCCGAGCGACCCCGGGCGCACATCACCGGGGCGGTTCGTGCAGTAGATGTGGAACATCTCCGCGGAGCCGATGCCGTCGTAGACGTCGGCGTGGAACCGCCCGCGGAAGCGATCGAGGAGCGCGGGCGGCAGCGCCTCGCCCGCGGACAGGTGGAAGCGGACGCTGGAGAGATCGAGGCGCGGCTCGCCGCGCGCCGCGCGGGCGTCGTCGTGATCGAGCAGCTTGCCCATCATCGTCGGGACGTTGGTGACGACCGTCGGGCGAT encodes the following:
- a CDS encoding L,D-transpeptidase family protein, whose amino-acid sequence is MRVRGVLLLPAIALATLSVSCPRPASEPAATSPAPAPAAAVTAPLAATAPAVAAPVPSTASVEDAAPPSAEAAMAPGALAMAPGALAAAPGGDPLALPALPPELVDDGSDKLPELDPPPATSPTAAEEEVHELASIARETWVFAEPRWTSRRIGYLRAGAVVARRPQPSGRTSCAEGWYRIEPNGYVCIGASATLNIHDLAVEASSRRPVRRFASPALPVVRGEAAPATTQPGETPVAAAQTGETPVAAAQTGETTIAAAQPGEATLAATQPGETALAATQPGETALAITQAGASALAATQAGASALAAMRAGDATTLLGGLPYTYVMSRSPTPLLYARLPDEDEQRGAEPDLAAHLLRAATAARAPDFVAPPPPDVTPSVLLYGRPAPGLAGDRRSPGALVLGRARTRSGFALLSTFDHDGRRFGLTTDLAVLPLDRTRVIRPSAFAGLALPEGVTLPVAFARRRHAARLVPGERGVTRAPLRFREAIPLSGASRRVGGIDYLEARDGSLVRADEVVRVDPLPRTPAWAVRGRKWIDVSIEKQSLVAYEGARPVYVTLVSTGADGLGDPKTTRSTIQGLFRIHTKHVTVTMDGDEEEEDPFDFRDVPFVQYFTEGFAFHAAYWHDDFGTPRSHGCVNLSPLDAAWLFEWTTPEVPAEWHGALSLRKGTLVSIRP
- a CDS encoding DNRLRE domain-containing protein, coding for MRNRTIVRGSRHLLLASLAAASGAALAGCVGVQDEGGELLGEAQQAVTVCVTLQRTGTTGVVKDALLNSTYPNYTPTGADMYAGESSGSQMRALIAFDLSSIPANATIVSADLSLNIGAAPPPGVMRAHRITTAWDENTVTWNSHSAAWDPTVLGYLTADAGYNYSYHTLSLTELVQSWVSGAVQNHGVLFEQTTSRTHIRTSEASLDRRPSLRVCYDSATGGTTATSSSSSSSTTSSTTASSSSSTTASSSSSTTSSTTASSTSSTTSSTTASSSSAGGAGGAGGAGGAGGAGGGGGGGVPGLPISCNSSTPGAGANCGVEGGDNCCSTLPVPGGTFNRLNNAGLPATVSSFYLDKYSVTVGRFRQYLEQTGGPTQANPPAAGAGAHPKIANSGWDPAWNTYLTANTSALKTALICDPYGWPSWSDTPAGKEKKPIVCATWYELFAFCAWDGGRLPTQAEVNYASAGGNEQRLYPWGGSSVYDITLQDASWCCQGDGSVAGDCVTGYPSLYPCSQTDLTDVGKFPHGAGRWGHLDLAGNAYKATRDGSDNYSLLTPCNDCSRLDNSSSTRFMHGGSFLAAGFKQTTDYQVSYAGTSRRYYVTATCARDLPTP
- a CDS encoding creatininase family protein, producing MQAAPRLAELTTEELAALLSAGAPCVALVPVGSVEPHGPHLPLGTDTLIGEAAAEQAGRRLWERGVAALVAPPVGYGVTDFAAGFAGAISIPAPALTAFLRAVAEAYLSAGLAHVCFINNHLEPEHDRAVRAAASDLPLGRASVACPLARRWARTLSAEFRSGACHAGRYETSLVLAAASALVRRDIAHALPDLALSLSEGIQAGVKSFRALGMDAAYTGSPREASEDEGRALLDLLATMVVTEVEEGLSRAAGHEPIPGKGSG
- a CDS encoding benzoate-CoA ligase family protein; protein product: MTAPTFPDEFNLADYLLFDRLREGLGDKVALLFGDQRHTYADVAEKVRMLQAHLAVEDVALEQRVLIVLHDSPAFVWSFFAALSHGAVVAMGNPEAPAPDLAHLVEYTRAAAVVTIPRVAEALALQGALAATNVRTVVLVPEVPTGGDLEADLPVSPALAALRGTSLRGALAQGRAALAAKRAPAGPRATRRDDVAIWLFTSGSTGRSKAAMHTHRDFAFNTERYAKATVGYRKDDITVSVPRLFFGYATGTNLMFPFAVGATSGLFVERPTPESLARYIERYRPTVVTNVPTMMGKLLDHDDARAARGEPRLDLSSVRFHLSAGEALPPALLDRFRGRFHADVYDGIGSAEMFHIYCTNRPGDVRPGSLGRVVEGYTIKILSSDAAGPGAPELPPGETGVMWVKGDSVALGYFQDREKSWGTFHGHWCRTGDLFRMDAEGYLWFSGRADELLKVGGVWVAPVEVEECLTEHPAVSLAAVIGAEEAGLVKPKAFIVVRDDARGRVATDEGRAQLAQELKAFVKDRLSKHKYPRWVAFVDDIPRNDRGKADRKALRQREVAGENPAGL